Genomic DNA from Candidozyma auris chromosome 1, complete sequence:
CCGACTTAATCTGTTTTGTAAGATCATCTTTGCGTGGGGATGTCATCTTCACCCAATCTACAGGGCGTGAAGGTTCAAAGACGAAAGATCAAGCCATCTGGAAATGGTGACTCTCTGAGAAATGCTCGCATCAATGATATGAGGAAGCGTAAGAGGAACTTTTTTTTACGCATCAGTTACCCTACGGTGATTACCTCCGTGGTTTTGCCATTCTTAGCATTTGCATACCTCATtcaccaaaagctcagtTTGATACCAGAGAAGGCAGCAACATTATACTTCTGCGTCATATACCACATTTTTACCATATTAGCCTTCACTGCTGGGTATCACAAGTGCTACTCCCACTCGCTGTTTCGTCCAAAATATAGCTTTCTACAAGTATATTTCGCAATTTTTGGCGCAAGTATCGGAATTGGCCCAATAAGGTGGTGGGCAGGTCTTCATAGAGCTCATCATCAGTTCACTGATCATCCAGACAAGGATCCATACTCCATCAAGCGAGGCTTTCTTTGGGCGCATTGGGGTTGGCTATTAAAAAGGTCCAAGTCCGACGCTTTCTTTCGTGAGTTCGTCGAAAACGAATTTAGTCTAAATGAAATTGAATCTGATGATTACGGTCATTCTGGGCAACGCTCACGAGAACATTACGAAAATTTCACCAGACAGTACATTATTtggcaagaagagagatATTGGctattctttcttttttcgaCAATACTCTTGCCGGTAGTCGTCACCGTGTACTTTTGTGAGGACACATGGATTAACGGTTTGATTTACCCTGGTATACTCAGAATGTTTGCCTGTCAGCAACTGTTGATGAGTGTCGAGTCATTCGGTCATTCAAGACGTCTTCCTGTGACGTTTCCATCTCAGCCCTTTAACGATAAAAATTCATCAGTGAATTGCATGaatcctttttttgcaatgATTACTTTTGGGCAGAATCTGCAGAACTATCATCATGAATTTCCACATGACTATAGAGACAGTTCCGCGTTGTGGGCGTACGATCCTACAAAGTGGTTCATTGCTCTATTGAACATCTTGGGGTTGGTCGAAGATGTATCCAAGACTCCAACTAACTTGGTAATACAACTCCAAattcaacagcaacaagcTGTGCTCAATAGGCGCAGAAGTCAACTCAATTGGGGAACCCCTATATCCAAACTACCCATGATCACAACGAAAGAATTTAAGAAGCTATGTGGATCTGCTGATAACAAACACCGTATCTATATTGTGATACAAAATATTATACATGATATCACACCATTTATGGACCAGCATCCTGGCGGTGTTGCACTTCTCAAGGCCTCACATGGGAAGGATGCAACTAAAGCATTTTATGGTGGAGTTTACGGACATCTGACTGCTGCTGTAAACTTACTTGCAACGATGAGAATCGGGGTGCTAGCACTGGGtaatgatgaagaagtgTGGAGAAGAGTTGCTAGAgaggaaggtgaagttAATGATAACGACTCTAGACGGGAACAAAGTGGGCTGCATTCCACTGCTGAAGCCGCCTAAGAGTGAAATTAATATTTTAATTTGCATATATTCACGTGTTAAGGTAAATTGGTAAACTCATTGCAAGAATCTCGTAGATCCGGCACAGCTTCCTATGCTTCGACTAAAACGGTCGCACTGAGAGTCTAACTTCACCAACATGCCCCCACCAATTCACTTCCCGAAAATCGATTACCGTGGTGCTACAGTCGAAGACTTGGACATTCGTCCTGCTATTTCCATCAACCCCTCAACATCTCTATCGAGAGCCATGGAGGTGgcttttgagaatgagTTTACATTTTTGCCTGTCATAGATGAGGAGCATAAGACTCTTCTTGGTGTGTTGAATATGGAGGATttagaaaaagaaaaaatagCAAACTCTCAAGTTGAGCCTATAGCAAAGAACTACATGCTTTGGTTCAGTCAGAAGGCCAGGGAAAACTACGAAAAGAACTactcgaagaagacggCAACTCCTCTCAATTCGAAAATAATGAAGCCCAAGGCAGGCAAGGGTAAGCACTATCATGTGCTTACTCCATTAACAC
This window encodes:
- the OLE2 gene encoding Ole2p, which encodes MITFGQNSQNYHHEFPHDYRDSSALWAYDPTKWFIALLNILGLVEDVSKTPTNLVIQLQIQQQQAVLNRRRSQLNWGTPISKLPMITTKEFKKLCGSADNKHRIYIVIQNIIHDITPFMDQHPGGVALLKASHGKDATKAFYGGVYGHSTAAVNLLATMRIGVLASGNDEEVWRRVAREEGEVNDNDSRREQSGSHSTAEAA